In one window of Psychrobacter sp. P2G3 DNA:
- a CDS encoding SNF2-related protein translates to MNKVTNHQLKYFAWEITKQRSSSDDARIAQSLFDAQVDVNPHQIEAALFALSNPLSRGVVLADEVGLGKTIEAALVLCQYWAEYRRNLLVICPASLRKQWALELQDKFNLPVQVLDSFTWKKLRQEGVYNPFENKKITVISYPFATRMEHELAKIPWDMVVIDEAHRLRNAHRPSNKTGNSFKKSLVARNKLLLTATPLQNSLMELYGLSTIIDEHLFGDDKAFRRQYVNEDNLPALKRRLDQFIHRTLRKDVLEYIPYTRRHALTVPFTPSDVEQRLYDQINSYLQREFSYAFPVQQRHLITIVLRKLLASSTSAVIATLESIRNRLQALLDNQTIDAEWIEHFIADEDIDEELIEEDEDEYSEYETRGVDADLLKSEIKEVDQYLALAHEIDEDRKSYALLTALERGFARMFEMGAPKKAVIFTESRRTQTYLVEFLQSHGFNGKVVAFNGSNNSPVNTGIYHRWLAKHVGSDRVTGSSSIDRRTALIDYFRDDVEIMIATEAAAEGVNLQFCSLVVNYDLPWNPQRVEQRIGRCHRYGQAFDVVVVNFVNERNAADQRVMELLSEKFDLFEGVFGASNEILGSIESGIDFEKRILEIYDKCRTNQEIQESFNKLQSELEAQINQKMLQTRDLLLKHFDADIHELLKIHKQRAEEQLDRISNFFWAISRALLAPYADFHPNQLNFTLHKSPTVDIKVGSYQLIRKGESVPDNTYIYRLTHPLGEYVLNKAKYLPTETAQINFDYSNYDKKVSSLEPLVGQSGWLSLSLLSLDSFAKEEHLILTGMTDNNTVLDADICERILRLEGVVVEDKITKAIPKLFTDTIEFQHKNKLSEALDSNQVFFKREQEKIESWADDHMASAESALDDIKLKIRSLKREARQASTIDEQKQKQEQLKKAEREQRKLRQNIFDVTDEIEERRDTLIENLEQMMHKKSQFETLYHIRWHVK, encoded by the coding sequence ATGAATAAGGTAACCAACCACCAATTAAAGTATTTTGCTTGGGAAATTACTAAGCAGCGTAGTAGCTCCGACGACGCACGTATTGCGCAGTCGCTATTCGATGCTCAGGTTGACGTAAACCCACACCAGATTGAAGCGGCATTATTTGCGTTGAGTAATCCTTTAAGTCGAGGTGTTGTCTTAGCCGACGAAGTAGGTTTAGGTAAAACTATCGAAGCGGCTTTAGTGCTTTGCCAATACTGGGCAGAGTATAGAAGAAATTTATTAGTTATCTGCCCTGCGTCGTTACGTAAGCAATGGGCATTGGAATTACAAGATAAATTCAACCTACCTGTACAAGTACTAGACTCGTTTACTTGGAAGAAGTTACGTCAAGAAGGTGTCTACAATCCTTTTGAAAATAAAAAGATCACTGTTATATCCTATCCATTTGCAACCAGAATGGAGCATGAGCTGGCTAAAATACCTTGGGATATGGTTGTAATTGATGAGGCGCATCGGCTGCGTAATGCCCATCGTCCCAGTAATAAAACAGGCAATAGCTTTAAAAAGTCTCTAGTTGCTCGTAATAAACTGCTACTGACAGCCACTCCACTACAAAACTCATTAATGGAGCTATATGGGCTTAGTACTATTATAGATGAGCATTTATTTGGTGACGATAAGGCGTTCCGCCGTCAATATGTTAACGAAGATAACTTGCCAGCCCTTAAGCGCCGATTGGATCAGTTTATCCATCGTACGTTACGTAAGGATGTTTTGGAGTATATTCCATATACAAGACGCCATGCTTTAACGGTACCATTTACACCTAGCGATGTTGAACAGCGTTTGTATGATCAAATTAATAGCTACTTACAAAGAGAGTTTAGCTATGCCTTTCCTGTACAGCAGCGCCACCTAATCACCATTGTTTTACGTAAGCTATTGGCGTCTTCTACTTCTGCTGTTATAGCAACATTAGAATCGATTCGTAACCGTCTCCAAGCTCTTTTAGACAATCAAACCATTGATGCAGAATGGATAGAGCATTTTATTGCTGATGAAGATATAGATGAAGAGCTTATCGAAGAAGACGAGGACGAGTATAGCGAATATGAAACTCGTGGCGTTGATGCAGATTTACTTAAATCTGAAATTAAAGAGGTCGATCAGTATCTTGCTTTAGCTCATGAAATTGATGAAGACCGTAAGTCTTATGCGCTATTAACAGCATTGGAGCGTGGGTTTGCCCGTATGTTTGAAATGGGGGCACCAAAGAAGGCCGTGATATTCACTGAGTCACGCCGTACTCAAACCTATCTTGTAGAGTTTTTGCAGTCTCATGGTTTCAATGGCAAGGTAGTCGCTTTTAATGGTAGTAATAATAGCCCAGTCAATACTGGCATCTATCACAGATGGTTAGCTAAACACGTAGGTAGCGACAGAGTTACTGGCTCATCGTCAATAGATAGACGTACAGCGCTCATTGATTATTTCAGAGATGACGTTGAAATTATGATTGCTACCGAAGCCGCTGCTGAGGGTGTCAACTTACAATTCTGCTCCTTAGTGGTTAACTATGATTTACCTTGGAATCCACAAAGAGTCGAGCAGCGTATTGGTCGCTGTCATCGCTACGGCCAAGCTTTTGATGTGGTTGTAGTCAACTTTGTCAACGAGCGTAATGCAGCTGATCAAAGAGTGATGGAGCTACTGAGTGAAAAGTTTGATCTGTTTGAAGGTGTGTTTGGCGCTTCGAACGAAATACTAGGATCGATAGAAAGTGGTATTGATTTCGAGAAACGTATTTTAGAGATTTACGATAAATGCCGTACAAATCAGGAGATTCAAGAAAGCTTTAATAAACTACAGTCTGAGCTTGAGGCTCAAATCAATCAAAAAATGCTACAAACTCGTGACCTTCTACTAAAGCATTTTGATGCAGATATTCATGAGCTGCTCAAGATTCATAAGCAACGAGCTGAAGAGCAGCTTGATCGTATTAGTAATTTCTTTTGGGCGATTAGCCGAGCACTACTAGCGCCCTATGCTGACTTCCATCCTAATCAGTTAAATTTTACGCTGCATAAGTCGCCTACAGTAGATATAAAGGTTGGTAGCTATCAGCTGATCAGAAAGGGCGAATCTGTACCTGATAATACCTACATATATCGTCTAACGCATCCACTCGGTGAGTATGTACTAAATAAGGCAAAGTACCTACCTACTGAGACTGCGCAGATAAACTTTGATTACAGCAATTATGATAAAAAAGTATCCAGCCTTGAGCCATTAGTAGGGCAGTCAGGATGGTTGTCGCTTAGTTTATTATCACTAGACTCGTTTGCAAAAGAAGAGCATTTAATATTGACAGGAATGACTGATAATAATACTGTCTTAGATGCTGATATCTGTGAGCGTATTTTACGTTTAGAAGGGGTAGTGGTTGAAGATAAAATAACGAAAGCTATTCCGAAACTATTCACTGATACAATCGAGTTTCAGCATAAAAACAAACTGAGTGAGGCGCTTGATAGTAATCAGGTGTTTTTCAAACGTGAGCAAGAAAAGATTGAAAGTTGGGCAGATGACCATATGGCATCAGCTGAGTCAGCGCTTGATGACATTAAGCTCAAAATACGTAGCCTAAAGCGAGAAGCTCGCCAAGCCAGTACTATCGATGAGCAAAAGCAAAAGCAAGAGCAGCTCAAAAAGGCAGAACGTGAACAGCGTAAACTTCGTCAAAATATCTTTGATGTGACTGATGAGATTGAGGAAAGGCGCGATACATTAATTGAAAACTTAGAACAGATGATGCATAAAAAAAGCCAGTTTGAAACGCTTTATCATATTCGTTGGCACGTAAAATGA
- a CDS encoding SDR family NAD(P)-dependent oxidoreductase, with protein MSTTPYLKDTRNKQHPKLVLISSMAGLMGCYGYAGYCASKFGVVGLADVLGIDRTGQNIRHKKTANHYDLRFFVLL; from the coding sequence ATGAGTACCACACCTTACTTAAAGGATACTAGAAACAAACAGCATCCTAAATTGGTACTGATATCTTCCATGGCTGGATTAATGGGGTGCTACGGATACGCAGGATATTGTGCTTCCAAGTTTGGTGTTGTTGGTTTAGCAGATGTACTTGGGATAGATAGAACAGGACAGAATATCAGACATAAAAAAACCGCAAATCATTATGATTTGCGGTTTTTCGTACTACTGTAA
- a CDS encoding DUF262 domain-containing protein translates to MSKNLSGADYPLSKIFSSDFEYVIPPYQRPYAWTIDQASELFEDLHSFYQYEPDEEYFLGSIVLIKEENKPHSEVIDGQQRLTTLTILLAVLSNKLQGDDRKALLQYILEPGNKFEGLESKPRLTVRSRDRDFFASYVQGLKFDELFAMDEKALENESRLNIKRNSQLLDKYVSEKLGDDVEQIESFTAFLLRKCYLVAVSTPNQKSAFRIFSVMNSRGLDLQPTDIIKADTIGMVELEAQREKYNERWEEMEVELGRSRFNDLFSYIRMIHAKEKAKRSLLEEFREHVLSKGISPEDLISAVLEPYAEALLIAKNSDYVAVAYAEEVNRYLKWLNRIDNSDWVPTAIEFIKNNKAKPEYMAWFFERLERLAAFMHICAYNINQRIERYNKVLSALENNHSLTNPINEVELTDDEKHKMIKVLDSDIYDLTSRRRNYLILRLDAFISDGGATYDPTILTIEHVLPQTVDKESEWAQWWPVAEERKIWVHRLANLVPLNKRRNSSARNFDFDKKKNAYFLGRKGVSSYALTTQVIGYAQWKPEDLPKRQMELMDILADNWRLKIDA, encoded by the coding sequence ATGAGCAAAAACCTTAGCGGTGCGGACTACCCTTTATCAAAAATATTTAGCTCAGATTTTGAATACGTTATTCCACCTTATCAAAGACCATATGCATGGACGATAGATCAGGCATCCGAGTTATTTGAAGATTTACATAGTTTCTATCAATATGAACCTGATGAGGAATATTTTCTTGGTAGTATTGTTCTGATTAAGGAGGAAAATAAGCCTCATTCTGAAGTAATTGATGGTCAGCAAAGATTGACCACTTTAACAATCCTACTAGCTGTGCTATCAAATAAACTACAGGGTGATGATAGGAAGGCACTACTGCAATACATACTAGAGCCAGGGAATAAATTTGAAGGATTAGAGAGTAAGCCACGATTGACTGTTCGCAGTCGAGATCGAGATTTTTTTGCATCTTACGTTCAAGGCCTAAAGTTTGATGAACTTTTCGCAATGGATGAAAAAGCGCTTGAGAATGAATCACGTCTAAATATCAAACGCAATAGTCAGCTTCTAGATAAGTACGTTTCAGAAAAGCTTGGTGATGATGTAGAGCAAATTGAGAGTTTTACAGCTTTCCTACTTCGAAAGTGTTATTTAGTAGCGGTATCAACCCCTAATCAAAAATCAGCCTTTAGAATATTTTCAGTAATGAATAGCCGAGGGTTAGACTTGCAGCCAACTGATATCATTAAGGCCGATACGATTGGCATGGTTGAATTAGAGGCCCAAAGAGAAAAATATAATGAACGTTGGGAAGAGATGGAGGTCGAGCTTGGACGGAGTCGTTTCAATGATTTGTTTTCTTATATTCGTATGATTCATGCTAAAGAAAAGGCAAAACGTTCGTTGCTAGAAGAGTTTAGAGAACACGTATTAAGTAAAGGTATTAGTCCTGAAGATCTAATTTCAGCAGTATTAGAGCCTTATGCAGAAGCATTGTTGATTGCAAAAAATAGTGATTATGTAGCGGTAGCCTATGCCGAAGAAGTTAACAGGTATTTAAAATGGTTAAATAGAATTGATAACTCTGATTGGGTGCCAACAGCAATCGAATTTATAAAGAATAATAAAGCTAAGCCTGAGTACATGGCTTGGTTTTTTGAAAGATTAGAGCGACTGGCAGCATTTATGCATATTTGTGCCTATAACATAAACCAACGCATCGAACGTTATAACAAGGTGCTTAGCGCACTTGAAAACAATCATTCTCTTACTAATCCTATAAACGAGGTAGAATTAACAGATGATGAAAAGCATAAAATGATTAAGGTGCTTGATAGTGATATTTACGATCTAACATCAAGAAGAAGAAACTACTTAATATTGCGATTAGATGCATTTATATCAGATGGGGGAGCAACTTATGATCCTACTATCTTAACTATTGAGCACGTTTTACCCCAGACAGTAGACAAGGAAAGTGAATGGGCCCAATGGTGGCCTGTAGCAGAAGAAAGAAAAATATGGGTACATAGATTAGCTAATTTAGTACCATTAAATAAGAGACGCAATTCAAGTGCTAGAAACTTCGATTTTGATAAAAAGAAAAATGCTTACTTTTTAGGTCGAAAAGGAGTTTCTTCGTATGCACTGACTACACAAGTCATTGGCTATGCTCAGTGGAAGCCAGAGGATTTGCCTAAACGTCAAATGGAGCTTATGGACATTCTAGCTGATAACTGGCGATTGAAGATCGACGCATAA
- a CDS encoding lambda-exonuclease family protein, translated as MNMIALNSTTQPRQTKRATVRLKPSVVKTKQNDTADKPAQSNTSKTAKRLINTKDLSREDWLQVRKQGIGSSDAAAACGIHPYLSMLELWMIKTGRMSSDIDESIEGYSPLYWGNTLEPMVAKYYQEHTGNKVRRVNAILQHPEQPFMLANLDYAITGSGEVQILECKTAGEHGAKLWKHGVPLYVTCQVQHQLAVTGKTAAHICVLLCGHEAKIYKVERDERLIESIMEHERLFWQYVQTDTPPTPDHSESAARALKQLYPTPKPSSKVDLRDDDGANKLFEQLLSYRDYMQELEQRHDQVKHQLQTLIADNEVAVFEKGAISWKRSKDSIGLDSKAVIKAHPELLAKFSKTKQGSRRFVILND; from the coding sequence ATGAACATGATCGCATTAAACAGCACTACTCAGCCGAGACAAACCAAACGTGCAACCGTTAGGCTTAAACCATCAGTAGTGAAAACCAAGCAAAATGATACTGCTGATAAACCTGCCCAATCTAATACTTCAAAGACTGCCAAGCGTTTAATTAATACTAAAGATTTAAGCCGTGAGGACTGGCTACAAGTACGCAAGCAAGGCATTGGCAGCTCTGACGCAGCAGCTGCTTGTGGTATTCATCCGTATCTCTCTATGCTGGAATTATGGATGATTAAGACAGGACGCATGAGCTCCGACATCGATGAGAGCATTGAGGGTTATTCACCCCTCTATTGGGGCAATACCTTAGAGCCGATGGTCGCTAAATACTATCAAGAACATACCGGCAATAAGGTACGCCGCGTGAATGCTATCTTACAGCATCCTGAGCAGCCATTCATGCTAGCAAATTTAGACTATGCCATTACTGGTAGTGGTGAGGTACAGATTTTAGAGTGCAAAACCGCTGGTGAACATGGTGCCAAGCTCTGGAAGCATGGCGTGCCGTTATACGTCACCTGCCAAGTGCAGCATCAGCTGGCGGTCACTGGTAAAACTGCTGCGCACATCTGTGTCCTGCTTTGTGGACACGAGGCTAAGATATACAAGGTTGAGCGGGATGAGCGCTTGATTGAGTCCATCATGGAGCATGAGCGTCTGTTCTGGCAATACGTGCAGACCGACACCCCACCAACGCCTGATCATTCAGAATCCGCAGCTCGAGCATTAAAGCAGCTTTATCCAACGCCCAAACCCTCAAGCAAGGTTGATCTACGAGATGACGATGGTGCCAATAAGTTATTTGAGCAACTACTGAGTTATCGTGATTACATGCAAGAGTTAGAGCAGCGCCATGATCAGGTTAAGCACCAGCTGCAAACACTGATTGCCGATAATGAAGTCGCTGTGTTTGAAAAAGGCGCAATTTCTTGGAAGCGCTCGAAAGATAGTATCGGTCTGGATAGCAAAGCCGTTATCAAAGCGCATCCTGAGCTGTTAGCTAAATTTAGTAAAACCAAGCAAGGTAGTCGCCGCTTCGTCATCTTAAACGACTAA
- a CDS encoding DUF932 domain-containing protein — translation MAHLIESMAYVGETPWHGLGNELAPKQPIEIWAKQAGMDWRIESSDVSYMANNDKGHNLILPFAEQKVLYRSDNFEPLSVVSQRYQEVQPREILEFYRDLTEQSDFELETAGVLKGGRKLWALARTGQSATLKGKDVSNGYLLLATACDGTLATTAQFTSIRVVCNNTLAISLANGSGGVVKVPHSTSFDADKVKQQLGVSVKQWDEHSYEMKQLSERRVTQAEAANYLSRVFNDQDNDIILFNSAKKEKDAVPNARAMNQVMNMFNGQGRGADLDAAKDTAYGLLCSITEYVDHERRAMSRDHRLDGAWFGSGAKLKQKGLEESLLMLA, via the coding sequence ATGGCACATTTAATCGAATCAATGGCATACGTTGGCGAAACCCCTTGGCATGGCTTAGGTAATGAGCTGGCTCCCAAGCAGCCTATCGAGATCTGGGCAAAGCAAGCGGGTATGGATTGGCGTATAGAATCCTCAGACGTTAGCTACATGGCGAATAATGATAAAGGGCACAATCTGATTTTGCCCTTTGCTGAGCAAAAGGTGTTGTACCGTAGCGATAACTTTGAGCCGCTATCGGTGGTCAGTCAACGCTATCAGGAAGTACAGCCGCGTGAGATCTTAGAATTCTATCGTGATCTTACCGAGCAATCCGACTTTGAATTAGAGACCGCAGGCGTCTTAAAAGGAGGGCGTAAGCTATGGGCATTGGCTCGTACAGGGCAGTCAGCAACGCTTAAGGGTAAAGATGTCAGTAATGGCTACTTGCTTCTTGCAACCGCTTGTGATGGCACGCTAGCGACCACAGCACAGTTCACATCAATCCGTGTGGTCTGTAATAACACGCTTGCTATTAGCTTAGCTAACGGAAGCGGAGGCGTAGTAAAAGTACCGCACAGCACATCCTTTGATGCTGACAAAGTCAAGCAGCAATTAGGTGTATCCGTCAAACAATGGGATGAGCACAGCTATGAGATGAAGCAGCTATCAGAGCGCCGTGTCACCCAAGCAGAAGCAGCCAATTATTTAAGCCGTGTATTCAATGATCAGGACAATGACATCATTCTGTTTAACAGCGCTAAGAAAGAGAAAGACGCTGTGCCCAATGCTCGTGCCATGAATCAGGTCATGAACATGTTTAACGGTCAAGGTCGCGGAGCCGATCTAGATGCTGCCAAAGATACTGCTTACGGTCTGCTGTGCAGTATTACTGAATACGTCGATCACGAACGTAGGGCGATGTCTAGAGACCATCGATTAGATGGCGCTTGGTTTGGCTCTGGCGCTAAGCTTAAACAAAAGGGTTTAGAAGAATCGCTACTGATGCTGGCTTAA
- a CDS encoding long-chain-fatty-acid--CoA ligase, translating into MLGKMMYQPLLISSLIEHAARYHGDTAVLSKEVDGQITHSDWLTISNNSKRLANALASLGLKSSERIATLAWNNRRHLEAWYAISGSGMICHTINPRLFPEQLSYIINDADDRVLFFDVTFLPLILAIKDQIDNIKHFICLGARENKVLEQLPEVLFFDELLADHSTDFEWPQFDETTASSLCYTSGTTGNPKGILYTHRSSVLHAIALSMPDISALSAKDVLLPVVPMFHVNAWGTPYAAALTGCSLILPGPNLDGDSLVSLIDDYKVTVALGVPTIWQSLLTAAKARGSKLESMTRTIVGGAACPPSVIKTFREDFDCDAIHGWGMTETSPLGTMNQIKAKHKSLSKDEINELRKSQGRPPYGVEIRLMDTDQPLEPVEEDGVSQGRLQIRGHWIINDYYNHNPDAITEDGWFDTGDIATIDSDGYMNIRDRSKDLIKSGGEWISSVELENIAAAHPQITMAAAIAAAHKKWGERPVLIVVKEQNSELTEAQVLAFYEEKIASWQIPDKVIFVESILLNGAGKMVKKDLRDEYGDVLLSA; encoded by the coding sequence ATGTTAGGAAAAATGATGTATCAGCCATTGCTGATTAGTAGCCTCATCGAGCATGCTGCTCGCTATCATGGCGACACCGCTGTGTTGTCTAAAGAAGTCGATGGGCAAATTACCCATAGTGATTGGCTTACCATCTCTAACAATTCAAAACGTTTGGCAAATGCATTAGCATCTCTAGGTTTAAAATCATCAGAGCGTATAGCTACATTGGCTTGGAATAACCGTCGCCACTTAGAAGCTTGGTACGCTATTTCAGGCAGTGGCATGATTTGTCATACCATCAATCCGCGTCTGTTTCCTGAGCAGCTCAGCTACATTATTAATGATGCTGATGATCGAGTATTATTTTTTGATGTGACCTTCCTACCACTGATTCTGGCAATTAAAGATCAAATCGATAATATTAAGCATTTCATCTGTTTGGGCGCTCGAGAAAATAAAGTATTAGAACAACTGCCTGAGGTTTTGTTTTTTGATGAATTACTAGCAGATCATTCTACTGACTTTGAGTGGCCTCAATTTGATGAAACGACGGCCAGCTCCTTATGCTATACCTCGGGAACGACTGGCAACCCCAAAGGAATTTTATACACTCATCGTTCCTCTGTGCTTCATGCCATTGCATTATCCATGCCTGACATCTCAGCACTATCCGCAAAAGACGTTTTGCTACCGGTAGTGCCTATGTTCCATGTCAATGCATGGGGTACGCCCTATGCTGCTGCCCTGACAGGTTGCTCTTTGATATTACCTGGCCCTAATCTTGATGGTGACAGCTTAGTGTCTTTAATTGATGATTATAAGGTCACTGTTGCTTTAGGTGTTCCTACGATTTGGCAAAGCCTACTAACGGCTGCCAAAGCTCGTGGCAGCAAACTTGAGAGCATGACTCGAACCATTGTCGGTGGCGCTGCTTGTCCGCCATCGGTGATCAAAACCTTTAGAGAGGATTTTGATTGCGATGCGATACACGGTTGGGGTATGACGGAGACCAGTCCGCTTGGCACGATGAATCAGATCAAGGCCAAGCACAAATCGCTTAGCAAAGATGAGATTAACGAATTGCGCAAATCTCAAGGTCGTCCACCTTACGGCGTTGAGATACGGCTTATGGACACCGATCAACCACTGGAGCCAGTTGAAGAGGATGGGGTATCTCAGGGACGTCTACAAATTCGGGGTCACTGGATTATTAACGACTATTACAATCATAATCCTGACGCTATTACTGAAGACGGTTGGTTTGATACCGGTGATATAGCCACCATCGATTCAGATGGCTATATGAATATTCGTGATCGCTCAAAAGACTTGATTAAATCTGGTGGCGAATGGATATCTTCAGTGGAGCTTGAGAATATTGCCGCCGCGCATCCACAGATAACAATGGCAGCTGCCATTGCTGCAGCCCATAAGAAATGGGGCGAGCGCCCAGTGTTGATTGTGGTTAAAGAGCAAAATTCAGAACTGACTGAGGCACAAGTGCTTGCATTTTACGAAGAGAAAATTGCCAGTTGGCAAATACCTGATAAAGTTATTTTTGTAGAAAGTATCTTGTTAAATGGGGCGGGGAAAATGGTGAAAAAGGATTTACGTGATGAATATGGCGATGTGCTGCTGAGTGCCTGA
- a CDS encoding AlpA family phage regulatory protein produces MENSNAAQPVIEQCNHIPQLLSIKDVGSYTGLSRSTIYEMVNENSDRYDPTFPKKVQLTQVRVVWVASEIAEWINTKIAERSV; encoded by the coding sequence ATGGAAAATTCAAACGCAGCACAGCCAGTAATTGAGCAATGTAATCACATACCACAGCTATTGAGTATTAAAGATGTTGGTAGCTATACTGGTCTTAGTCGTTCTACGATTTATGAGATGGTTAATGAAAATTCTGATCGTTATGATCCAACATTCCCTAAGAAGGTACAACTGACACAGGTAAGGGTGGTGTGGGTAGCAAGCGAGATTGCAGAATGGATTAATACGAAGATTGCAGAACGTTCAGTATAG
- a CDS encoding hydrolase or metal-binding protein, with amino-acid sequence MIKGLTITPPVLGRISIGRVIQKDGKRLPAKDDQFTITSQVQNKDGWINHPLDAKLREKNDGKLRHIPVRMLFNDPELNLRAEYTLFDRQTGRPLCVGDGEQCQRRTNNGVETLLCPSPDRCPLAQGGACKPYGRLYANLSEDDELGTFIFRTTGFNSIRTLAARLSYFAAVSGNKLSCLPLQLTLRGKSTTQSYRTPIYFVDLTLRDGVTLKQAVQDAQAIDAELSEHGFDQAALEEAAKQGYVNSSFEIDNDGLLDVAEEFYPMETDDVSNSQQGNYQNGLATHNVTSIEQGLRQSVTAVS; translated from the coding sequence ATGATTAAAGGTCTAACCATAACCCCACCAGTTTTAGGTCGTATCAGTATTGGACGTGTCATTCAAAAAGATGGCAAGCGTTTGCCTGCTAAAGACGATCAATTCACTATCACCAGCCAAGTTCAAAATAAGGATGGCTGGATTAACCATCCACTCGATGCAAAGCTACGCGAAAAGAATGACGGTAAGCTGAGACACATACCGGTACGCATGTTGTTTAACGATCCTGAGCTAAACCTGCGAGCTGAGTACACCTTGTTCGATAGACAAACCGGACGGCCACTATGCGTGGGTGACGGTGAGCAGTGTCAACGCCGTACAAACAATGGCGTGGAAACGTTGCTTTGCCCGTCACCTGATCGTTGCCCATTAGCGCAAGGCGGTGCTTGTAAGCCGTATGGCAGACTTTACGCAAATCTGAGTGAAGACGACGAGTTAGGCACGTTTATCTTTCGCACCACAGGCTTTAACAGTATTCGCACGCTTGCCGCACGGCTGAGCTACTTTGCTGCGGTATCAGGCAATAAGCTGTCCTGCTTACCACTGCAATTAACCCTAAGAGGCAAAAGCACCACGCAAAGCTATCGTACGCCGATTTACTTTGTGGATTTGACACTACGTGATGGGGTGACACTAAAGCAAGCAGTGCAAGATGCGCAGGCAATTGATGCGGAGCTTAGCGAACACGGCTTTGATCAAGCAGCGCTAGAAGAGGCTGCAAAACAGGGTTACGTCAATTCATCCTTTGAAATTGATAACGATGGTTTGTTAGACGTGGCTGAAGAGTTTTATCCCATGGAGACAGATGACGTTAGCAATAGTCAGCAGGGGAATTATCAGAACGGGTTAGCCACTCATAACGTGACTAGCATAGAGCAAGGGCTACGGCAAAGCGTGACGGCGGTGAGCTAA
- a CDS encoding inovirus-type Gp2 protein, producing the protein MSYSHLNQPLAAANVHSLVTDILANTICFNEVLNKLNGFYYPFMNHLNTELSYSEPALAFFNSTQAIVGDIYPENVIWDHDKTQRFIDILPCYKNDIENERNAFIYQESQNKNELGCYINNLIGHYSRLLFIRVDLKYAQEMSHLVSIEDFYNHMSKLRGLIGKANDPKIKNCFDDLQGNAWAIEQGGVNGGLHCHLLLMYDGARRQNDWYIAKEVGEKWKMITGGLGEYYSYHDKERKQQYSQYGKLGIGMIHRNNPQEVENAVRSALYLTDPNKHEQQLKLWISGKRTFGHGKFRTENRRGLPPISKQF; encoded by the coding sequence ATGTCTTACTCACACTTAAACCAACCGCTAGCTGCTGCAAACGTCCATAGTCTGGTTACGGATATACTAGCGAACACTATCTGTTTTAATGAGGTCTTAAATAAACTGAACGGATTTTATTATCCGTTCATGAATCATCTTAATACAGAGTTATCTTATTCAGAGCCAGCTTTAGCATTTTTTAATAGCACTCAAGCAATCGTTGGTGACATCTATCCAGAAAATGTGATTTGGGATCATGATAAAACTCAGCGTTTTATCGACATACTGCCATGCTATAAAAATGATATTGAAAATGAACGTAATGCATTCATTTACCAAGAATCTCAAAATAAAAATGAACTAGGGTGCTATATTAATAATCTAATCGGGCATTATTCAAGACTGCTCTTTATTCGTGTGGACTTAAAATACGCTCAAGAAATGAGTCACCTTGTTAGTATTGAAGATTTTTATAATCATATGAGCAAGCTTCGAGGTTTGATTGGTAAAGCGAATGATCCTAAAATAAAGAACTGCTTTGATGATTTGCAAGGTAATGCTTGGGCTATTGAGCAAGGAGGGGTCAACGGTGGATTACACTGCCATTTACTGCTTATGTATGATGGAGCGAGGCGACAGAATGATTGGTATATTGCTAAAGAGGTGGGTGAGAAATGGAAAATGATTACTGGAGGCTTAGGCGAGTACTATAGCTACCACGATAAAGAACGCAAGCAGCAGTATAGTCAATACGGTAAATTGGGTATCGGTATGATTCATCGAAATAATCCACAAGAAGTGGAAAATGCAGTGCGCTCAGCTTTATACTTAACCGATCCCAATAAACATGAGCAGCAGCTCAAATTATGGATATCTGGTAAACGTACTTTTGGTCATGGTAAGTTTCGTACAGAAAACCGTAGAGGCCTACCGCCTATATCAAAACAATTTTAG